In a single window of the Carnobacterium gallinarum DSM 4847 genome:
- a CDS encoding ReoY family proteolytic degradation factor, whose amino-acid sequence MSIKISLETKKEFLSWFLDYHQLKRREAMWILNYLMTHEAVLNKIHFVEAVEATPRGMSLAAIGTEEEPFKFYKEGLAFEDPEQGFHEIRLNWGEQLYVELFFKDQWKSAEYLAVLEDNPYHRWNDSVSEAVKKDVDDALVRFDLERKKAELTPKINSALEIGNRELFEELSKEWNQLMLEFEKL is encoded by the coding sequence ATGAGTATTAAGATATCATTAGAAACTAAAAAAGAATTTTTAAGCTGGTTCTTGGATTACCATCAATTAAAAAGAAGAGAAGCGATGTGGATTTTAAATTATTTAATGACTCATGAAGCTGTCTTAAATAAAATCCATTTTGTTGAAGCTGTTGAAGCGACTCCAAGAGGAATGTCCTTGGCTGCCATTGGAACCGAAGAAGAACCATTTAAATTTTACAAAGAAGGTCTTGCGTTTGAAGATCCAGAACAAGGTTTTCATGAGATTCGTTTAAATTGGGGTGAGCAATTGTATGTTGAATTGTTTTTTAAAGATCAATGGAAATCAGCAGAATATTTGGCTGTTTTAGAAGACAATCCTTACCATCGTTGGAATGATAGTGTTAGTGAAGCAGTGAAAAAAGATGTCGATGATGCTTTGGTTCGCTTTGATTTGGAACGAAAGAAAGCGGAGCTAACTCCTAAAATTAATTCAGCCCTTGAAATCGGTAATCGTGAATTGTTTGAAGAGCTATCAAAAGAATGGAATCAATTAATGCTTGAGTTTGAAAAACTTTAA